A region from the Methylocella sp. genome encodes:
- the metC gene encoding cystathionine beta-lyase — protein MTEMTPENRKSLKMRTRLIYAGRHPSQQHGFVNTPIYRGSTVLFPTVHDLLTRNAQFTYGTQGSPTTKALTDAWSELSGAAGTVLAPTGLAAISLALLTAVKASDHILVIDSVYRPSRIFCDTILARMGVETTYFDPLMGAEIERLIRPNTSVILLETPGSQSFELPDVPAIAEVARVKGICTILDNTWATPLFFPPHARGADMAIEAGTKYLSGHSDLLLGLVSANAQWFPRLSATFDAFSMCPGPEDVFLALRGLRTLDLRLREAERQGLDVAQWLAGRAEVAAVLHPALPSCPGHALWKRDFFGSSGLFSVLLGPCSPAALAAMLDGLELFGMGYSWGGYESLVIPFDCRSYRSATAWNPPGAALRFSIGLEDPEDLKADLDRGFERLRKTA, from the coding sequence ATGACCGAGATGACGCCGGAAAACCGCAAAAGCCTGAAGATGCGCACCAGGCTGATTTATGCCGGCCGGCACCCGTCGCAACAGCATGGATTCGTCAATACGCCGATCTACCGCGGCTCGACGGTGCTTTTTCCGACGGTCCATGATCTCTTGACCCGCAACGCACAGTTTACCTATGGAACACAGGGCTCGCCGACGACGAAGGCGCTGACCGACGCATGGAGCGAGTTGTCCGGCGCGGCGGGAACTGTTTTGGCCCCGACGGGCCTTGCGGCGATTTCCCTCGCCCTGCTCACGGCGGTCAAGGCCAGCGATCACATCCTCGTCATCGACTCCGTCTACCGCCCATCTCGCATTTTCTGCGATACGATTTTGGCGCGAATGGGCGTCGAGACGACCTATTTTGATCCCTTGATGGGGGCCGAAATCGAACGTTTGATCCGGCCGAACACCAGCGTCATCCTGCTCGAGACGCCGGGCTCGCAAAGCTTTGAGCTGCCCGATGTCCCAGCCATCGCCGAAGTCGCGCGCGTCAAAGGCATCTGCACAATTCTCGACAATACCTGGGCGACGCCGCTTTTCTTTCCGCCCCATGCGCGCGGCGCCGATATGGCGATTGAAGCCGGGACAAAATATCTCTCCGGCCACTCCGATCTGCTGCTTGGCCTTGTCTCCGCCAATGCGCAATGGTTTCCGCGCCTCAGCGCTACCTTCGATGCTTTCTCCATGTGCCCCGGCCCGGAAGACGTTTTTTTGGCGCTGCGAGGTTTGCGCACGCTCGATCTCAGATTGCGCGAGGCGGAGCGCCAGGGGCTCGATGTCGCGCAATGGCTCGCCGGACGCGCCGAGGTCGCTGCGGTGTTGCATCCGGCCCTGCCGTCCTGTCCCGGACATGCTTTATGGAAGCGGGATTTTTTTGGATCTTCGGGTCTTTTCTCGGTCCTGCTCGGGCCGTGTTCGCCAGCAGCGCTCGCCGCCATGCTCGACGGCCTCGAGTTGTTCGGAATGGGCTATTCCTGGGGCGGATACGAGAGTCTCGTCATTCCGTTCGATTGCCGCAGCTATCGCAGCGCGACGGCTTGGAATCCGCCGGGGGCCGCCCTGCGCTTCTCCATCGGCCTTGAAGATCCAGAGGATCTAAAGGCCGATCTCGACCGCGGGTTTGAGCGGTTGCGCAAAACCGCCTGA
- a CDS encoding glycerate kinase, protein MTFNPRKLLLDMFGAAVDAASPGKCLAAHLPRPPVGRTIVVGAGKAAGAMAKAVEDHWTGPLEGLVVTRYGHGVPCRHIGVIEAGHPVPDAAGREAAERILSRVQGLTKDDLVLCLISGGGSALLAMPAEGVTLADKQGINKALLKSGATISEMNCVRKHLSAIKGGRLAAAAAPARVVALLISDVPGDDPCVIASGPTVADPTTSAEALAILDKYAIAAPDSVRAHLKSSKSETLKPGDPRLAGVENIIISTPQMSLEAAAAVARSAGAAPLILASDIEGEARDVALVHAAIAKQAHRFGQPIAAPCVLISGGETTVTVRGSGRGGRNAEFLLALGVSLDGHPGIHALAGDTDGIDGTEDNAGAVLSPDSLARAAAIGLAGKTLLANNDGYSFFAALGDLVVTGPTRTNVNDFRAILVIR, encoded by the coding sequence ATGACCTTCAATCCTCGCAAACTTCTTCTCGACATGTTCGGGGCTGCCGTGGACGCGGCCTCCCCAGGGAAATGCCTGGCGGCGCATCTGCCCCGACCTCCGGTCGGCCGCACGATCGTCGTTGGGGCGGGCAAGGCCGCTGGGGCCATGGCCAAGGCGGTCGAAGATCATTGGACGGGACCGCTGGAAGGCTTGGTCGTGACGCGCTACGGTCACGGCGTCCCTTGCCGCCACATTGGGGTGATCGAGGCTGGCCATCCAGTCCCGGACGCCGCAGGGCGGGAGGCGGCGGAGCGCATTCTTTCTCGCGTGCAGGGCCTGACCAAAGACGATCTCGTGCTCTGCCTTATTTCCGGCGGCGGCTCGGCGTTGCTCGCCATGCCGGCCGAGGGCGTGACCCTTGCCGACAAGCAAGGCATCAACAAAGCGCTGCTGAAGAGCGGTGCGACCATTTCCGAGATGAACTGCGTCCGCAAACATCTCTCGGCGATCAAAGGCGGCAGGCTGGCCGCGGCCGCGGCGCCGGCTCGGGTCGTCGCGCTGCTGATCTCGGACGTGCCGGGCGATGATCCCTGCGTCATAGCGTCCGGCCCTACGGTCGCCGACCCGACAACCTCGGCCGAGGCGCTGGCGATCCTTGACAAATACGCCATCGCTGCGCCGGATAGCGTGCGCGCGCATCTCAAGTCCTCGAAATCCGAAACGCTGAAGCCGGGGGATCCGCGGCTCGCAGGGGTCGAGAACATCATTATTTCGACGCCGCAAATGTCGCTCGAAGCCGCAGCCGCGGTTGCGCGGAGCGCCGGCGCGGCGCCGCTTATTCTCGCCAGCGATATTGAGGGCGAGGCCCGCGACGTTGCGCTCGTTCATGCGGCGATCGCGAAGCAAGCGCATCGTTTCGGTCAGCCCATTGCCGCGCCATGCGTCCTGATCTCGGGCGGCGAAACAACCGTCACCGTGCGCGGGTCAGGTCGCGGCGGCCGCAACGCCGAGTTCCTACTGGCCCTCGGCGTCTCTTTGGATGGACATCCTGGAATTCATGCGCTCGCCGGCGATACCGATGGAATCGACGGCACGGAGGACAACGCCGGCGCGGTTCTGTCGCCGGACAGTCTGGCGCGCGCCGCGGCAATAGGCCTCGCGGGAAAGACCTTGCTCGCCAACAATGATGGCTATTCATTCTTCGCGGCGCTTGGCGATCTTGTGGTAACGGGGCCGACGCGCACGAACGTCAATGATTTTCGCGCCATTCTTGTTATTCGCTGA
- a CDS encoding D-2-hydroxyacid dehydrogenase has translation MQHSIVFLDRSTLEANLRTPNFPHSYKEYAVTAPGEIVDRLRDATIAIINKVPLREATLAQLPNLKLIAVAATGTDVVDKAYAKAHGVTVSNIRNYAFNTVPEHVFALAFALRRNIVAYVEDVRAGRWQESDQFCFFDHPIRDMRGSTIGIVGYGALGKVVGRIAEAFGMKVLAYDVFPQPGLVDLETLLRESDIITLHAPLTPETKNMIGARQLQMMKRDALLINTGRGGLVDEAALAEALTKGVIGGAGFDVLTVEPPKQGNILLDLRLPNLIITPHVAWASREAMQILADQLIDNVEAFAAGKPQNVVEA, from the coding sequence GTGCAACATTCGATTGTCTTTCTCGATCGTTCAACCCTTGAAGCCAATCTGCGGACGCCCAACTTTCCGCACAGCTACAAGGAATATGCAGTCACGGCGCCGGGTGAGATCGTCGATCGCCTACGCGACGCGACGATCGCCATCATCAACAAAGTGCCGCTGCGCGAAGCGACGCTTGCCCAACTTCCTAATCTCAAATTGATTGCGGTGGCGGCGACTGGCACCGACGTTGTCGACAAAGCCTATGCGAAAGCGCATGGCGTCACCGTTTCAAACATTCGCAACTATGCGTTCAATACCGTCCCCGAACACGTCTTTGCGCTAGCCTTTGCGCTGCGCCGAAACATCGTCGCCTATGTTGAGGATGTCCGAGCCGGCCGTTGGCAGGAGAGCGACCAGTTCTGTTTTTTTGATCATCCTATCCGCGACATGCGCGGATCCACCATCGGCATCGTCGGCTATGGGGCTCTCGGCAAGGTCGTCGGCCGCATCGCCGAAGCCTTCGGAATGAAGGTGCTCGCCTATGACGTTTTTCCCCAGCCGGGCCTCGTCGATCTCGAAACCCTGCTGCGCGAAAGCGATATCATCACGCTGCACGCCCCGCTGACTCCCGAAACGAAAAACATGATCGGCGCGCGCCAACTGCAAATGATGAAGCGCGACGCATTGCTGATCAATACCGGCCGCGGCGGCCTGGTCGATGAGGCGGCTTTGGCCGAGGCGTTGACAAAAGGCGTGATCGGCGGAGCGGGCTTTGACGTGCTCACCGTCGAGCCTCCGAAGCAGGGAAATATTCTGTTGGATCTGCGCTTGCCCAATCTCATCATCACGCCTCACGTCGCATGGGCGAGCCGGGAAGCGATGCAGATCCTCGCTGACCAACTGATCGATAATGTGGAGGCGTTCGCCGCCGGCAAACCGCAAAATGTGGTCGAAGCCTGA
- a CDS encoding aminotransferase class V-fold PLP-dependent enzyme: MAGRHFLFVPGPTNVPDRVLRAMVVPMEDHRSPKFPELTLPLFQNLKKIFKTTDGQVFIFPASGTGAWESSFTNTLSPGDKILMSRFGQFSHLWIDMAQRLGLDVQVFEEEWGTGVKPEKIEEILRADKSHQIKAVAAVHNETATGVTSDIAAIRKAIDAAGHPALLYVDAVSSLASLDFRQDEWRVDLAITGSQKGLMLPAGLGILSASPKAVAASKKATLRRVFFDFDDMIKANATGYFPYTPALPMLYGLRESLNMLFEETLEKVFVRHHHLAGGVRAAVKAWGLHPCAKEAKWDSDTVTAIVVPTGVNAAEVISTAYHRYNMSLGAGLSQVAGKVFRIGHLGDLNELMVLGAVAGAEMAMADVGIPVQLGSGVGAAQAHYRAATAAKAQKPAEQHRVAV, from the coding sequence ATGGCGGGCCGCCACTTTCTTTTTGTCCCGGGACCGACGAACGTTCCGGATCGGGTTCTGCGCGCCATGGTCGTGCCGATGGAGGACCACCGGTCTCCCAAATTCCCCGAACTCACCCTGCCTCTGTTCCAGAATCTGAAGAAAATCTTCAAGACCACGGACGGACAGGTTTTCATTTTCCCGGCGTCCGGCACTGGCGCCTGGGAGTCTTCATTCACCAATACTTTGTCGCCCGGCGACAAAATTCTGATGTCGCGTTTTGGCCAGTTCAGCCATTTGTGGATCGACATGGCGCAGCGTCTTGGCCTCGACGTGCAGGTTTTCGAGGAGGAGTGGGGCACCGGAGTGAAGCCGGAAAAGATCGAAGAGATCTTGCGCGCCGACAAGTCCCACCAAATCAAGGCCGTAGCTGCGGTTCACAATGAGACCGCGACTGGCGTCACGAGCGACATCGCCGCGATCCGCAAGGCGATAGACGCGGCCGGTCATCCCGCTCTTCTCTATGTTGACGCCGTCAGCTCACTCGCCAGCTTGGATTTCCGTCAGGATGAGTGGCGCGTCGATCTCGCCATCACCGGCTCGCAGAAGGGGCTGATGCTGCCCGCTGGTCTTGGCATTCTCTCCGCCAGCCCGAAGGCCGTCGCCGCTTCTAAGAAGGCCACGCTGCGCCGGGTGTTTTTCGACTTCGACGACATGATCAAGGCGAACGCGACGGGATATTTCCCTTATACGCCCGCGTTGCCGATGCTTTACGGCCTGCGCGAATCTCTCAACATGCTGTTCGAGGAAACGCTTGAGAAGGTGTTCGTGCGCCACCACCATCTGGCCGGGGGCGTCCGCGCCGCCGTCAAGGCATGGGGACTGCATCCCTGCGCCAAGGAAGCGAAATGGGATTCCGATACGGTTACGGCGATCGTCGTCCCGACCGGGGTCAACGCTGCTGAAGTCATCAGCACGGCTTATCACCGTTACAATATGTCGCTCGGCGCTGGCCTATCGCAGGTCGCCGGCAAGGTGTTCCGCATCGGTCATCTTGGCGATCTCAATGAGCTGATGGTGCTCGGCGCGGTCGCTGGCGCGGAGATGGCGATGGCCGATGTCGGCATCCCTGTCCAACTCGGCAGCGGCGTCGGCGCGGCACAGGCGCATTACCGCGCGGCGACTGCGGCTAAAGCCCAGAAGCCGGCGGAGCAGCATCGCGTCGCCGTATAG
- a CDS encoding formate--tetrahydrofolate ligase has translation MSTDIEIAQRAKMRRISLLAKEKLGIDDEHLEPYGHYKAKIDLDYIDSLTDRPDGKLILVTAISPTPAGEGKTTTTVGLGDALNLIGKKASICLREPSLGPVFGMKGGAAGGGHSQVVPMEDINLHFTGDFNAIGLATNLLAAMIDNHIHHGNELKIDVRRITWKRVIDMNDRALRDITIALGGTANGFPRQDGFDIVVASEVMAIFCLATSIADLKQRLGAIVVGYTIDQKPVHARDLHAHGAMAVLLKNALKPNLVQTLENNPAFIHGGPFANIAHGCNSVLATKTALKLSDYVVTEAGFGADLGAEKFVDIKCRKSGLRPQAAVIVATIRALKYHGGVELKELNQENLEALRKGLANLERHVNNIRNHYGLPCVVAINHFTADTDAEVELLKKSVADLGAPIVVCRHWAQGGKGAEELARTVVDLIDKTPSDFHYVYEESATLWDKATAVATKLYGAARVTADGKVRNQIKKLQDDGYGHFPICIAKTQYSFSTDAKLRGAPSGHEINIREVRLAAGAEFIVLVCGDVMTMPGLPKVPSANKIDLDEDGRVVGLF, from the coding sequence ATGTCCACGGACATTGAAATTGCCCAGCGCGCCAAGATGCGGCGGATCAGTCTGCTAGCGAAGGAAAAGCTTGGAATCGATGATGAGCACCTTGAGCCTTATGGCCACTACAAGGCCAAGATAGATCTCGATTATATTGATAGTCTGACGGATCGCCCGGATGGCAAGCTGATCCTCGTCACCGCAATCAGCCCGACTCCCGCGGGCGAAGGCAAGACCACGACGACGGTGGGCCTTGGCGATGCGCTCAATCTGATCGGCAAAAAGGCCTCCATCTGTCTGCGCGAACCTTCGCTCGGGCCGGTGTTCGGCATGAAGGGCGGAGCCGCCGGCGGCGGACATTCGCAAGTCGTTCCGATGGAGGACATCAACCTCCATTTCACCGGGGATTTTAATGCGATTGGCCTCGCCACGAATTTGCTGGCGGCGATGATCGACAACCATATTCATCACGGCAACGAGCTCAAGATCGACGTGCGGCGCATCACCTGGAAACGGGTGATCGACATGAACGACCGCGCGTTGCGCGACATCACGATCGCTTTGGGCGGAACCGCCAACGGTTTTCCGCGCCAAGACGGATTTGATATCGTCGTCGCCTCGGAGGTGATGGCGATTTTCTGTCTCGCCACGTCGATCGCGGATTTAAAGCAGCGTCTTGGGGCCATCGTGGTCGGTTATACAATCGATCAGAAACCGGTTCATGCCAGGGACCTTCATGCTCACGGCGCTATGGCCGTGTTGCTGAAGAACGCTTTGAAGCCGAACCTCGTGCAGACCTTGGAGAACAACCCGGCCTTTATTCATGGCGGCCCGTTCGCCAATATCGCGCATGGCTGCAACTCGGTGCTCGCCACCAAGACGGCGCTGAAGCTATCCGACTATGTGGTGACTGAAGCGGGCTTTGGCGCCGATCTCGGAGCTGAGAAGTTTGTCGACATCAAATGCCGCAAGTCTGGCTTGCGTCCGCAGGCTGCGGTCATCGTGGCGACGATCCGCGCCCTCAAATATCATGGCGGCGTCGAACTCAAGGAACTGAACCAGGAAAACCTGGAGGCGTTGCGCAAAGGGCTCGCCAATCTCGAGCGGCACGTCAATAATATCCGCAATCATTATGGATTGCCTTGCGTCGTCGCAATCAACCATTTCACGGCGGATACCGACGCCGAAGTCGAACTTCTCAAGAAAAGCGTGGCTGATCTCGGCGCGCCGATTGTGGTCTGCCGCCATTGGGCGCAAGGCGGCAAGGGGGCCGAGGAATTGGCGCGCACCGTCGTCGATCTTATCGACAAGACGCCAAGCGACTTTCATTACGTTTATGAAGAATCCGCCACGCTCTGGGACAAGGCGACCGCAGTCGCCACCAAGCTTTATGGGGCGGCCAGGGTTACCGCAGACGGCAAGGTCCGCAACCAGATCAAGAAATTGCAGGACGATGGCTATGGCCATTTCCCGATCTGCATCGCCAAAACGCAATATTCCTTCTCGACCGACGCCAAATTGCGCGGTGCGCCGTCTGGCCATGAGATCAATATTCGGGAAGTGCGGCTTGCGGCTGGCGCGGAGTTCATCGTTCTTGTCTGCGGCGACGTCATGACCATGCCGGGCCTTCCCAAAGTCCCCTCGGCGAATAAGATCGATCTCGATGAAGACGGGAGAGTCGTCGGGCTTTTCTAG
- the sucD gene encoding succinate--CoA ligase subunit alpha, with protein sequence MSILIDEKSRVLIQGFTGDKGTFHAKEMIECGTNVVGGVTPGKGGSTHLGLPVFNTVKDAVRATNANCSITFVAPAFCADAIMEAADAGICLVCSITDGIPAQDMMRVKRYLLRYQRGRRTLLVGPNCAGIISPGKAMLGIMPSNIYMKGSVGIVSRSGTLGYEAAAQMKSLGIGVSTSVGIGGDPINGSSFLDHLVLFEQDPETQAVMMIGEIGGPQEAEAAAWIKANMTKPVVGYVAGLTAPKGRRMGHAGAIISASGDSAAEKAEIMKSYGLTVAPSPSELGATMAKVLAEAAAPARASVAAL encoded by the coding sequence ATGAGCATTCTGATTGATGAAAAAAGCCGAGTTCTGATTCAGGGATTCACTGGCGACAAAGGCACTTTCCACGCCAAGGAAATGATCGAGTGCGGCACCAATGTCGTGGGCGGCGTGACCCCCGGCAAAGGCGGCTCGACCCATCTTGGCCTGCCCGTCTTCAATACGGTGAAGGACGCGGTGCGGGCGACCAACGCCAATTGCAGCATTACCTTTGTGGCGCCGGCCTTTTGCGCCGATGCGATCATGGAGGCGGCCGACGCCGGCATTTGCCTCGTTTGTTCGATCACTGACGGCATCCCGGCTCAAGACATGATGCGCGTGAAGCGCTATTTGCTGCGCTATCAGCGCGGGCGCCGCACTTTGCTGGTCGGACCGAATTGCGCTGGCATCATCAGCCCCGGCAAAGCCATGCTCGGGATCATGCCAAGTAACATTTATATGAAAGGCTCCGTCGGCATCGTCTCGCGCTCCGGCACGCTCGGCTATGAGGCTGCAGCGCAAATGAAAAGCCTCGGCATTGGCGTCTCGACCAGCGTCGGCATCGGCGGCGATCCAATCAACGGCAGCTCATTCCTCGATCATCTGGTGCTGTTCGAGCAAGATCCCGAGACGCAGGCCGTGATGATGATCGGCGAAATCGGCGGCCCGCAGGAAGCCGAAGCTGCAGCCTGGATCAAAGCCAACATGACGAAACCGGTGGTCGGTTATGTGGCCGGCCTGACCGCGCCGAAAGGCCGGCGGATGGGCCATGCCGGAGCGATCATTTCTGCATCCGGCGACAGCGCCGCCGAAAAAGCGGAGATCATGAAATCCTACGGCCTGACCGTTGCGCCAAGCCCAAGCGAACTCGGCGCGACCATGGCTAAAGTGTTGGCGGAGGCGGCGGCCCCGGCGAGAGCTTCGGTGGCGGCTCTATAA
- a CDS encoding malate--CoA ligase subunit beta — translation MDIHEYQAKEILANFGVATPRGAVAYSPDQAVYCATELGGWHWAVKAQIHSGGRGKAGGVKLCKTYNEVRSAAADMLGRTLVTNQTGPEGKVVQRVYIEVAEPFEREIYLGFVLDRKVERVRIIASRFGGMEIEEIAKEHPEEILQVVVEPAVGLQPFEARELAFGLGLNLKQVSRAVASMLGCYRAFRDLDATMVEINPLVLTKDDRVLALDAKMSFDDNALFRRSNISDMRDHSQEDPREVLAAEHNLNYVGLDGNIGCIVNGAGLAMATMDMIKYAGGSPANFLDVGGGASPERVAAAFRLVLSDRNVKAILVNVFAGINRCDWVAEGVVQACRTQNVDVPLIVRLAGTNFQAGRDIIVNSGLPIISADTLADAASAAVAAATDAPVRARA, via the coding sequence CTGGATATTCACGAGTATCAAGCCAAGGAGATATTGGCTAATTTCGGAGTGGCGACTCCTCGCGGCGCAGTCGCCTATAGCCCCGATCAGGCTGTTTATTGCGCGACCGAACTCGGCGGCTGGCACTGGGCGGTAAAGGCGCAAATCCATTCGGGCGGCCGCGGCAAAGCCGGCGGCGTCAAGCTCTGCAAAACCTACAATGAAGTGCGCTCGGCGGCTGCCGACATGCTCGGAAGAACGCTCGTCACCAATCAGACCGGCCCCGAAGGCAAAGTCGTCCAGCGCGTCTACATCGAGGTCGCCGAGCCTTTCGAGCGAGAAATCTATTTGGGTTTCGTGCTCGACCGCAAGGTCGAACGCGTGCGGATCATCGCTTCGCGCTTCGGCGGCATGGAGATCGAGGAGATCGCCAAAGAACATCCCGAGGAGATTCTGCAGGTCGTCGTCGAGCCGGCGGTTGGTTTGCAGCCCTTCGAAGCGCGCGAACTCGCCTTTGGCCTCGGACTCAATCTGAAACAAGTCAGCCGCGCCGTCGCCAGCATGCTCGGTTGCTATCGCGCCTTTCGCGATCTAGACGCCACCATGGTGGAGATAAATCCTCTGGTTTTGACGAAGGACGATCGCGTCCTTGCGCTCGACGCCAAAATGTCGTTCGACGATAATGCGCTGTTTCGCCGCAGCAATATCTCCGACATGCGCGACCATTCGCAAGAGGATCCGCGCGAGGTTCTCGCCGCCGAGCACAACCTCAATTATGTCGGCCTCGACGGCAACATCGGCTGCATCGTCAATGGCGCGGGCCTCGCCATGGCGACCATGGACATGATCAAATATGCTGGCGGCAGCCCCGCCAACTTCCTCGACGTCGGCGGCGGCGCATCGCCCGAACGCGTCGCCGCAGCGTTCCGGCTCGTCTTATCCGATCGCAACGTCAAAGCGATTCTGGTCAATGTTTTCGCCGGCATCAATCGCTGCGATTGGGTCGCCGAAGGCGTCGTTCAGGCCTGCCGGACGCAAAACGTCGATGTCCCGTTGATCGTCCGTCTCGCCGGAACGAATTTCCAGGCCGGTCGGGATATCATCGTAAACAGCGGCTTGCCGATCATCTCCGCCGACACGCTTGCCGACGCAGCCAGTGCGGCGGTCGCCGCGGCGACTGACGCGCCGGTCCGCGCGAGAGCTTGA